From one Bacteroides fragilis NCTC 9343 genomic stretch:
- a CDS encoding saccharopine dehydrogenase family protein has protein sequence MGRVLIIGAGGVGTVVAHKVAQNADVFTDIMIASRTKSKCDDIVKAIGNPNIKTAQVDADNVDELVALFNDFKPEMVINVALPYQDLTIMEACLKAGVNYLDTANYEPKDEAHFEYSWQWAYHERFKEAGLTAILGCGFDPGVSGIYTAYAAKHYFDEIQYLDIVDCNAGNHHKAFATNFNPEINIREITQNGRYYENGQWVTTGPLEIHKDLTYPNIGPRDSYLLYHEELESLVKNFPTIKRARFWMTFGQEYLTHLRVIQNIGMARIDEIDYNGQKIVPLQFLKAVLPNPQDLGENYEGETSIGCRIRGLKDGKERTYYVYNNCSHEEAYKETGMQGVSYTTGVPAMIGAMMFFKGEWKRPGVNNVEEFNPDPFMEQLNKQGLPWHEVFDGNLEL, from the coding sequence ATGGGTAGAGTTCTTATTATCGGTGCAGGCGGTGTAGGTACCGTTGTAGCACACAAAGTGGCACAAAATGCCGATGTATTTACTGATATCATGATCGCCAGCCGCACGAAGTCAAAATGTGACGACATCGTGAAAGCCATCGGCAATCCCAACATAAAAACAGCCCAAGTGGATGCTGATAATGTGGACGAACTGGTAGCACTCTTCAACGATTTTAAACCGGAAATGGTCATTAACGTTGCATTGCCTTATCAGGACCTGACCATCATGGAAGCCTGCCTGAAAGCAGGAGTCAACTACCTGGATACCGCTAATTATGAGCCTAAAGATGAAGCTCACTTTGAGTACAGTTGGCAATGGGCCTATCATGAACGTTTCAAAGAAGCCGGCCTCACCGCCATTTTAGGTTGTGGATTCGATCCGGGAGTAAGTGGTATTTATACGGCATATGCCGCCAAACATTATTTTGATGAGATTCAATATCTGGATATAGTAGACTGCAATGCCGGAAATCATCATAAAGCTTTTGCAACAAACTTCAATCCGGAAATCAATATCCGCGAGATCACCCAGAACGGACGTTATTATGAAAATGGCCAATGGGTGACCACAGGTCCACTGGAAATTCATAAAGATCTGACATATCCAAACATCGGTCCCCGTGATTCATATCTGTTGTATCACGAAGAATTGGAATCATTAGTCAAAAACTTCCCGACCATCAAACGAGCACGTTTCTGGATGACATTCGGTCAGGAATATCTGACTCATTTGCGTGTGATTCAGAATATCGGAATGGCGCGTATTGACGAAATAGATTACAATGGACAAAAGATCGTTCCGCTGCAATTCCTGAAAGCCGTGTTACCTAATCCTCAGGATTTGGGTGAAAATTACGAAGGTGAAACTTCTATCGGTTGCCGCATTCGTGGTCTGAAAGATGGCAAAGAACGCACTTACTATGTATATAATAACTGTAGTCACGAAGAGGCATATAAAGAAACAGGTATGCAAGGAGTAAGTTATACCACAGGCGTACCGGCTATGATCGGTGCCATGATGTTCTTTAAAGGCGAATGGAAACGTCCGGGTGTAAACAACGTGGAAGAGTTTAATCCGGATCCGTTTATGGAACAATTGAATAAACAAGGCTTGCCTTGGCACGAAGTATTCGATGGAAATTTGGAACTGTAA
- the bcp gene encoding thioredoxin-dependent thiol peroxidase, which produces MNVGDKAPELLGINEKGEEVRLNNYKGRKIVLYFYPKDNTSGCTAQACSLRDNYAELRKAGYEVIGVSVDNEKSHQKFIEKNNLPFTLIADTDKKLVEQFGVWGEKKLYGRAYMGTLRTTFLINEEGVIERIIGPKEVKAKEHASQIL; this is translated from the coding sequence ATGAATGTAGGAGATAAAGCCCCAGAACTGCTGGGTATCAATGAAAAGGGTGAAGAGGTACGCCTCAACAACTATAAAGGAAGAAAAATCGTCCTTTATTTCTACCCTAAAGATAACACTTCCGGCTGTACGGCCCAAGCTTGTAGCCTTCGGGATAATTACGCAGAGCTACGTAAAGCCGGATATGAAGTGATCGGTGTAAGTGTAGACAATGAAAAGTCACACCAGAAATTTATTGAGAAAAACAATCTGCCATTCACCCTGATTGCCGATACTGATAAAAAATTGGTAGAGCAATTTGGAGTATGGGGAGAAAAAAAGCTATATGGCCGTGCTTATATGGGTACTTTACGTACAACTTTCCTTATCAATGAAGAGGGAGTTATCGAACGGATCATCGGACCCAAAGAAGTAAAGGCCAAAGAACACGCTTCACAAATTTTATAA